A genomic window from Elstera cyanobacteriorum includes:
- a CDS encoding substrate-binding periplasmic protein, translated as MLLTALISSLIAAPLTAVAEPPVWGITNVAPWGGEVENSETPSISGAIVQEISRRVGIEFRIEPLPYARLLRRIEADTIDIALSFRRQDAEAFSAYPACLFRVPIVAYARKGLTLRQYEDLARLTGGIGVIRGVTYGERFDQDPAVPRSVETDFPPMLRKLAAGRLDGVAGSTVMLMHYAQQTDVTGLLGDRLLLTLTEVCLQVPKVRADVPLTRAVVTAVQAMVAEGWAEALITRRIGQGWE; from the coding sequence ATGCTCCTCACCGCGCTGATCAGCAGCTTAATCGCGGCGCCGTTGACAGCGGTGGCCGAGCCGCCGGTGTGGGGAATCACCAATGTTGCCCCCTGGGGTGGGGAGGTTGAAAATTCCGAAACCCCCAGCATCAGCGGCGCGATTGTTCAGGAGATTTCCCGGCGGGTCGGCATCGAGTTTCGTATCGAACCCCTGCCGTACGCCCGATTGCTGCGCCGGATCGAAGCCGACACGATTGATATTGCCCTTTCCTTCCGGCGGCAGGATGCCGAAGCCTTCAGCGCTTATCCCGCCTGCCTGTTCCGCGTGCCGATTGTCGCCTATGCCCGCAAGGGACTGACCTTGAGGCAGTACGAGGATTTAGCCCGGCTGACGGGTGGTATCGGCGTTATCCGTGGCGTGACCTATGGCGAGCGCTTTGATCAAGATCCGGCGGTGCCGCGCTCGGTCGAAACCGATTTTCCGCCCATGTTGCGTAAGTTAGCGGCCGGGCGGCTCGATGGCGTGGCGGGATCGACGGTCATGCTGATGCATTATGCCCAGCAAACCGATGTCACCGGCTTGCTGGGGGACCGGCTGCTGCTAACCTTAACGGAAGTCTGCCTTCAGGTGCCGAAGGTGCGGGCCGATGTCCCCTTAACCCGTGCCGTTGTGACAGCGGTGCAGGCAATGGTGGCCGAGGGTTGGGCAGAAGCGCTGATCACCCGCCGCATCGGGCAGGGCTGGGAATAA
- a CDS encoding ribonuclease activity regulator RraA, which translates to MLSDATRAKLSTISTATLCTILFKRGLRNQFIQDVRPIKFKGKVMVGEAFTLRYIPAREDLNPVSVFLDHAHPQRKAVEECPPGSVLVIDSRKDPRAASAGSILVTRLQVRGVAGVVTDGGFRDSPEIADLDIPAYHNRPSAPTNLTHHQALDINVPIGCGDVPVWPGDVVVGDGEGVVIIPAALADAVADEAVEMTAYEDFVTEKVLGGHTILGLYPATEERHKAEFATWRAAKGR; encoded by the coding sequence ATGCTGTCCGACGCCACGCGCGCGAAGCTGTCCACCATCAGCACCGCCACGCTCTGCACCATTTTGTTTAAGCGCGGCCTGCGCAATCAGTTCATCCAAGACGTGCGCCCGATCAAATTTAAGGGCAAGGTGATGGTCGGCGAGGCCTTCACCCTGCGCTATATCCCGGCGCGGGAGGATTTGAACCCCGTCTCTGTCTTCCTCGACCACGCCCACCCGCAGCGCAAGGCGGTGGAAGAATGCCCGCCGGGATCGGTGCTGGTGATCGACAGCCGCAAAGACCCGCGGGCCGCTTCGGCCGGGTCGATCCTGGTCACGCGGCTTCAAGTGCGCGGCGTGGCGGGCGTGGTGACGGATGGCGGCTTCCGCGATAGCCCGGAGATCGCCGATCTCGATATTCCCGCCTACCACAACCGCCCCTCGGCCCCGACCAACCTCACCCATCATCAGGCGCTCGATATCAACGTGCCCATCGGGTGCGGCGACGTGCCGGTCTGGCCGGGCGATGTGGTGGTGGGTGATGGCGAGGGCGTGGTGATCATCCCCGCCGCACTCGCCGATGCGGTGGCCGACGAGGCCGTTGAAATGACGGCTTATGAGGATTTCGTCACCGAAAAAGTCCTCGGCGGGCATACGATCCTAGGCCTGTATCCGGCGACGGAAGAGCGGCATAAGGCTGAATTCGCAACCTGGCGAGCGGCGAAGGGGCGGTAA
- a CDS encoding YqgE/AlgH family protein, with protein sequence MSESQYLTGQFLIAMPQLTEKPFARSLIYLCAHNADGAMGLIVNQRAGTMKFQDVFSQLEVEAAADIGDARVHFGGPVEPRRGFVLHSTDRLEESSMIVAEDVALTSTIDILRAIAEGQGPRRAMLALGYAGWSAGQLDKEIQSNSWLSVEPDDALLFDADLDTKWHRAIAKLGVDITMLSSEAGHA encoded by the coding sequence GTGAGCGAATCCCAATACCTGACCGGTCAATTCCTGATCGCCATGCCGCAATTGACGGAAAAACCCTTCGCGCGGTCGCTGATCTATCTCTGCGCCCATAATGCCGACGGGGCAATGGGGCTGATCGTCAACCAGCGCGCCGGGACGATGAAATTCCAGGATGTGTTTAGCCAATTGGAAGTCGAAGCCGCCGCCGATATTGGCGATGCGCGGGTGCATTTCGGCGGGCCGGTGGAGCCGCGCCGGGGCTTCGTGCTGCACTCGACCGACCGGTTGGAAGAAAGCTCGATGATCGTGGCCGAAGACGTGGCCCTCACCTCGACCATCGATATTCTGCGCGCCATCGCCGAAGGCCAAGGCCCGCGCCGGGCGATGCTGGCCTTGGGGTATGCCGGATGGAGCGCCGGGCAACTGGATAAGGAAATCCAGAGCAATTCCTGGCTATCGGTAGAACCCGACGACGCGCTGCTGTTCGACGCCGACCTCGATACCAAATGGCACCGGGCGATTGCCAAGCTCGGGGTGGATATTACGATGCTCTCCAGTGAGGCAGGGCACGCCTGA
- a CDS encoding regulatory protein RecX → MPQTPPSHSGGDPIPAARARPGAAARPADVSPARLWAVSLRYLQRFSASVEMLRRVLDRRLRPAVAAGLVAPEEADQRREAVLRKAADYGYLNDSRFAEGRVAALLRQGKSPRLIAETLKAKGVAGETVTAVLAATRAETEEDIALTAARAYAKRRRLGPFRTATATDPRRAEKDLAALLRAGHSLSVARKVLGAASDNDLLDQDD, encoded by the coding sequence ATGCCTCAAACACCCCCATCGCACAGCGGCGGCGATCCTATACCCGCCGCCCGAGCCCGTCCAGGCGCGGCGGCGCGCCCCGCCGATGTCAGCCCAGCGCGGCTCTGGGCGGTTAGCCTGCGCTATCTGCAACGCTTCTCCGCCTCCGTCGAGATGCTGCGCCGAGTGCTCGACCGGCGGCTGCGCCCAGCGGTGGCGGCGGGGCTGGTCGCGCCGGAGGAGGCCGACCAGCGGCGGGAGGCCGTGCTCCGCAAGGCGGCGGACTACGGCTATCTAAACGATAGCCGGTTTGCCGAAGGCCGCGTCGCCGCTCTGCTGCGCCAGGGCAAAAGCCCGCGCCTGATTGCCGAGACGCTGAAGGCCAAAGGGGTGGCGGGGGAAACGGTGACGGCGGTTTTGGCCGCAACCCGCGCCGAGACCGAGGAGGATATCGCCCTAACCGCCGCCCGCGCCTATGCCAAACGGCGGCGCTTGGGGCCGTTCCGCACCGCCACGGCGACCGATCCCCGGCGGGCCGAGAAAGACTTGGCGGCGCTATTACGCGCGGGTCATTCGCTTTCCGTTGCACGGAAAGTCCTGGGGGCGGCTTCAGATAATGATCTTCTAGATCAGGACGATTAA
- a CDS encoding protein-disulfide reductase DsbD family protein, which translates to MGYPLAIVKRFCAVLLLCLLPVAAARAAATDWIGDGNAAVRLLTATDAIGGTDRVTLALEFRFAPGWHGYWRTPGEAGLPPTLDWTGSQNLIYADLRYPAPKRAVLLGIETFAYEQALVLPIEAKLLDAGQALPLKLGVDYLACAEICVPYRADLALTLPPGPGGPALDAARIAEGLALLPGSADAAGMTVEDAAISGDRLRLTLAFATPLTATERAGLDLFLEGPASLTAPRPDMSGSASRLSLEMPLKGASAEEILKAGLTGTLVAGERRAEFPITPVLAAAPAGNWAVMLGLALLGGLILNLMPCVLPVLSLKLLGLVGSGGRATAAVRGDLLAAAAGILVSFLVLAGAASALKLAGGAVGWGIQFQQPWFLAGMVGVLALFAGSLLGGREIALPVAVSSWAGGIGRGSRGESFLSGMVATLLATPCSAPFVGTAVGFALAQGPAAIFAIFGALALGFAAPFLLLAVFPGWVRFLPKPGAWMLWVKRGFGLALLATGGWLLTVLAALVDPLALAAVGFLALALLGAMIGLRRGVAAAAVAGLIGIAALPSLAARWAPPPAPVALHDTLWQPWSPDTLDAARAEGTVIFLDITADWCLTCKANKLAVLDRDTVRRALAAPSTLALRADWTRPNPAIAAFLNRHGRYGIPFNIVYGPGAPEGLLLPELLTLDSVQEALRRAGGKS; encoded by the coding sequence ATGGGATACCCCCTGGCGATTGTGAAGCGCTTTTGTGCGGTTCTGCTGCTGTGCCTTCTGCCGGTAGCGGCGGCGCGGGCGGCGGCGACCGACTGGATCGGCGACGGTAATGCTGCCGTGCGCCTGCTGACGGCCACGGACGCCATCGGCGGGACCGACCGGGTAACCCTGGCGTTGGAGTTCCGCTTCGCCCCTGGCTGGCATGGCTATTGGCGCACGCCGGGGGAAGCCGGATTGCCGCCGACGCTCGATTGGACCGGCAGCCAAAACCTGATTTACGCCGATTTGCGCTATCCGGCCCCAAAACGCGCGGTGCTATTGGGCATCGAAACCTTCGCCTACGAACAGGCGCTGGTACTGCCCATCGAGGCGAAACTGCTGGATGCCGGGCAAGCGCTGCCGCTGAAACTGGGCGTCGATTACCTCGCCTGTGCCGAGATTTGCGTGCCCTATCGCGCCGATCTGGCGTTGACCCTGCCGCCGGGGCCGGGCGGCCCGGCGCTGGACGCCGCGCGGATCGCCGAGGGCCTCGCCCTGCTGCCGGGGAGCGCCGACGCCGCCGGGATGACGGTCGAGGATGCCGCGATCAGCGGTGACCGGCTGCGCCTCACCCTCGCCTTTGCAACGCCGCTGACGGCGACCGAGCGCGCGGGGCTTGATCTCTTTCTCGAAGGCCCCGCCAGCCTGACCGCGCCGCGCCCGGATATGAGCGGCAGCGCCAGCCGTCTGAGCCTGGAGATGCCGCTGAAAGGCGCCTCCGCCGAAGAAATCCTAAAAGCCGGGCTGACCGGAACCCTGGTGGCGGGCGAGCGGCGGGCGGAGTTTCCGATAACCCCGGTCCTGGCGGCGGCGCCCGCCGGAAACTGGGCCGTGATGCTGGGCCTCGCGCTGCTGGGGGGGCTGATCCTCAACCTTATGCCCTGTGTGCTGCCGGTGCTGTCGTTAAAGCTCTTGGGGTTGGTCGGCAGTGGCGGGCGGGCGACGGCGGCGGTGCGCGGCGATTTGCTGGCGGCGGCGGCGGGGATTCTGGTCAGTTTCCTGGTGCTTGCGGGCGCGGCCAGCGCGCTGAAACTGGCGGGCGGTGCCGTGGGTTGGGGCATTCAGTTCCAGCAACCCTGGTTCCTTGCCGGGATGGTCGGCGTGCTGGCGCTGTTCGCGGGATCGCTGCTTGGGGGGCGCGAGATCGCTTTGCCCGTCGCGGTCAGTTCCTGGGCGGGCGGCATCGGGCGCGGCAGCCGGGGCGAATCCTTCCTGTCGGGGATGGTCGCAACGCTGCTGGCCACCCCCTGTTCGGCCCCCTTCGTCGGCACCGCAGTAGGCTTTGCGTTGGCGCAGGGACCGGCGGCGATTTTTGCGATTTTTGGCGCCTTGGCGCTTGGGTTTGCCGCGCCGTTCCTGCTGCTGGCGGTTTTTCCGGGCTGGGTGCGCTTCCTGCCGAAGCCGGGCGCTTGGATGCTGTGGGTGAAGCGTGGCTTCGGTCTGGCGCTGCTTGCGACGGGCGGCTGGCTGCTGACGGTGCTGGCGGCACTGGTCGATCCGCTGGCGCTGGCAGCGGTGGGATTTCTCGCCCTCGCCTTGCTTGGCGCGATGATCGGGTTGCGGCGCGGGGTTGCGGCGGCGGCGGTTGCGGGGCTGATCGGCATTGCCGCCCTGCCCAGTCTGGCCGCCCGCTGGGCGCCGCCCCCCGCGCCGGTCGCGCTCCACGATACCCTGTGGCAGCCCTGGTCGCCGGACACGCTGGACGCGGCGCGGGCGGAGGGCACGGTTATCTTCCTCGATATTACTGCCGATTGGTGCCTGACCTGTAAGGCGAACAAGCTGGCAGTGCTGGATCGTGACACGGTGCGCCGCGCCCTCGCCGCCCCCAGCACGCTGGCCTTGCGCGCCGATTGGACGCGCCCGAACCCGGCGATTGCCGCCTTCCTAAACCGCCACGGGCGCTATGGCATTCCCTTCAACATCGTTTATGGCCCCGGCGCGCCGGAGGGGCTGCTGCTGCCCGAATTGCTAACGCTCGATAGCGTGCAGGAAGCCTTGCGCCGCGCCGGGGGAAAATCCTGA
- a CDS encoding ABC transporter permease, with protein MSDRFSLPPMPLPPMGVNWLGLWTLYLKEVRRFLNVYTQTVAAPVVTSFLFLAVFTLALGRGAEIVDGVPYSQFLGPGLIMMAMTQNAFANTSSSLVISKVQGNIVDLLMPPLSPAEVTLAMTAAGVTRGLLVGLVTATAMAPFVTLAPQHAFFLLFHAVMACTMLALLGMLGGLWSEKFDHMAAITNFLISPLAFLSGTFYTTTRLPPDWQTVAHLNPFFYMLDGFRYGFIDHADGSLTVGLIVMVGTNIALSYAVYTLIRTGYRLKS; from the coding sequence ATGTCCGACCGTTTTTCCTTACCGCCGATGCCGTTGCCGCCGATGGGCGTCAATTGGCTCGGTCTCTGGACCCTGTACCTTAAGGAAGTCCGGCGCTTTCTCAATGTCTATACCCAGACGGTCGCGGCGCCGGTGGTGACGAGCTTTCTGTTTCTCGCGGTTTTCACCCTAGCGCTGGGGCGCGGGGCGGAGATTGTCGATGGCGTGCCCTACAGCCAATTCCTCGGGCCAGGGCTGATCATGATGGCGATGACCCAGAACGCCTTCGCCAATACCTCCTCCTCCCTCGTGATTTCGAAGGTTCAGGGCAATATCGTTGATCTGCTGATGCCGCCGCTCTCGCCCGCCGAGGTTACTCTGGCGATGACCGCCGCCGGGGTCACGCGCGGGTTGCTGGTCGGTCTTGTCACGGCGACGGCGATGGCGCCTTTCGTGACGCTAGCGCCCCAGCATGCTTTCTTCCTGCTGTTTCACGCGGTGATGGCCTGCACTATGCTGGCGCTGCTGGGCATGCTGGGCGGGCTTTGGTCGGAGAAGTTCGATCATATGGCGGCGATCACCAACTTCCTGATCAGCCCGCTCGCCTTCCTGTCGGGCACCTTCTACACCACGACGCGCCTGCCGCCCGATTGGCAGACCGTCGCGCACCTTAACCCCTTCTTTTATATGCTAGATGGCTTCCGCTATGGCTTTATCGACCATGCCGACGGCAGCTTAACGGTCGGGCTGATCGTGATGGTCGGCACCAATATTGCCCTATCTTATGCGGTCTACACCCTAATTCGGACGGGATATCGTCTGAAAAGCTAA
- a CDS encoding TetR/AcrR family transcriptional regulator translates to MTNGNLKSDPSPRRKSAGQFHHGDLASALLDAAAALIADRRAPEFSLREVAERVGVSHTAAYRHFAAKNDLLAALAARAFRHLQRDMQIIRAAGGPADQTLAALGHDYVRFAQSQPGAYRIMFHGDLCAGGQHPALAQAAYEAYAEMAGVVADGQRTGCFRTDRSADELATALWSAQHGYTLLLLDGQIAEGALSEGTPGLDAAPPADRALLTEMMLAGLRAKPPAPPSA, encoded by the coding sequence GTGACCAATGGCAACTTAAAAAGCGATCCGTCCCCGCGCCGCAAAAGTGCTGGGCAGTTTCATCACGGCGATCTGGCCTCGGCCCTGCTCGACGCGGCCGCCGCGCTGATCGCCGACCGGCGGGCGCCAGAGTTTTCATTGCGGGAAGTCGCTGAACGGGTTGGCGTTAGCCATACTGCCGCCTATCGGCATTTTGCGGCCAAGAATGATCTGCTGGCCGCCCTGGCGGCGCGGGCGTTCCGGCACCTACAGCGCGATATGCAGATAATCCGTGCAGCGGGCGGCCCGGCGGACCAGACCCTCGCCGCTCTCGGGCACGATTACGTGCGCTTCGCCCAAAGCCAGCCGGGCGCCTACCGAATTATGTTTCACGGGGATCTCTGCGCTGGGGGACAGCATCCCGCCTTAGCGCAAGCGGCCTATGAGGCCTATGCCGAGATGGCAGGGGTCGTTGCGGATGGGCAGCGCACTGGCTGTTTTCGCACCGACCGCAGCGCCGATGAGCTTGCGACCGCGCTATGGTCGGCCCAGCACGGCTATACGCTGCTGCTGCTGGATGGGCAAATCGCCGAAGGAGCCTTATCGGAGGGAACGCCGGGCCTTGATGCCGCCCCGCCCGCCGACCGCGCCCTGCTGACCGAGATGATGCTGGCGGGACTGAGGGCCAAGCCCCCAGCCCCGCCCAGCGCTTAG
- a CDS encoding aspartate aminotransferase family protein, translated as MIPSLLPVFSRINLSFEKGEGAYLFGSDGRRYLDFASGIAVTALGHAHPHLVAALKAAAEKPWHLSNLYEIPEQKQLADRLVAHSFADTAFFCNSGAETLECGIKMVRKYHAARGQAQKYRMISIQGAFHGRTLATIAAGGQEKYLAGFGPKVDGFDQVAFGNLNELRAAITPETAGIMIEPVQGEGGVRANSADYLRALRQVADEFGLLLLFDEVQCGMGRTGTLFAYEQADVAPDVMALAKGLGGGFPVGACLASERAASGMTAGVHGTTFGGNPLAMSVANAVLDVMLAPGFLDHVTAISEKLRHGLTRIVAANPAVYDEVRGQGLLSGLRCVVPNGEVQTRLREHGLLTVAAGDNVVRLLPPLTIGDQEVTEALAAIEAVASAWVAQA; from the coding sequence GTGATTCCGAGCCTGCTTCCCGTATTCAGCAGGATCAACCTTTCGTTCGAGAAGGGCGAAGGGGCCTATCTGTTCGGCTCGGACGGGCGACGATACCTCGATTTCGCCAGCGGCATCGCCGTGACGGCCCTGGGCCATGCCCATCCGCACCTAGTCGCCGCCCTAAAAGCGGCGGCGGAAAAGCCCTGGCATCTCTCCAATCTCTATGAAATTCCCGAACAGAAGCAGCTTGCCGACCGGCTGGTCGCCCATAGCTTTGCCGATACCGCCTTCTTCTGTAATTCCGGCGCCGAGACGCTGGAATGCGGCATTAAGATGGTCCGCAAGTATCATGCGGCGCGCGGGCAGGCGCAAAAGTACCGGATGATCAGCATCCAGGGCGCCTTCCACGGCCGCACCCTCGCGACCATCGCGGCGGGCGGGCAGGAAAAATATCTGGCGGGCTTCGGCCCGAAAGTCGATGGGTTCGATCAGGTTGCCTTTGGCAATCTCAACGAACTGCGCGCGGCGATCACCCCGGAAACTGCCGGGATCATGATTGAACCTGTGCAGGGCGAAGGCGGCGTGCGCGCCAATTCCGCCGACTATCTGCGCGCGCTGCGCCAGGTCGCCGACGAATTCGGCCTGCTACTGCTGTTCGACGAAGTGCAATGCGGCATGGGCCGGACCGGCACCCTGTTCGCCTATGAACAGGCCGATGTGGCGCCGGACGTGATGGCGCTGGCCAAGGGTCTCGGCGGCGGTTTCCCGGTTGGGGCCTGCCTTGCCTCGGAACGCGCCGCGTCGGGCATGACGGCGGGCGTGCATGGCACGACGTTCGGCGGCAATCCGCTGGCCATGTCGGTCGCCAATGCCGTGCTGGATGTGATGCTGGCACCAGGGTTCCTCGATCATGTCACCGCGATCAGCGAAAAGCTGCGGCACGGGCTGACGCGCATCGTCGCGGCCAACCCCGCCGTTTATGATGAAGTGCGCGGTCAGGGCCTGCTTAGCGGGCTGCGCTGCGTGGTGCCGAACGGCGAGGTGCAGACCCGTTTGCGCGAGCACGGCCTGCTGACCGTGGCGGCGGGCGACAATGTTGTGCGTCTATTGCCGCCGCTGACCATCGGCGATCAAGAAGTCACCGAAGCGCTGGCCGCGATCGAAGCGGTTGCCAGCGCCTGGGTAGCACAGGCGTAA
- a CDS encoding Hsp33 family molecular chaperone HslO, with translation MSAGLAANDPGIADDQTLPFFLRNATVRGRLVRLGPSFDTIVTRHGYPEPVAALLGEALAVAAALAGALKFEGVFTLQAKGDGAVRMLVADVTHAGHMRGYAQVDDDKLPKGPVAGAERVSALLGKGYLAFTVDQGADMDRYQGIVELQPGGLDESVRHYFRQSEQIDTGLKLAAQRTARGWRAGALLLQRLPKEGGTDLARTLLADPDSEAAAQASADEWDHLMALTGTVSDIELTDPQLASDDLLFRLFHEEEGARLGDPHRLQDKCRCSRGRVARVLLSLPVEDREHLRVDGVVSATCEFCSTRYLFDDAALERLPEIGEEP, from the coding sequence ATGAGCGCGGGCCTCGCGGCAAACGATCCTGGGATTGCCGACGATCAAACGCTGCCGTTCTTTCTGCGCAACGCCACTGTACGCGGGCGCCTCGTCCGCCTCGGGCCGAGCTTCGATACCATCGTCACGCGCCACGGCTATCCCGAACCGGTCGCGGCGCTGCTGGGCGAGGCGTTGGCCGTCGCGGCGGCACTGGCAGGCGCGCTGAAGTTCGAAGGCGTCTTCACCCTGCAAGCCAAGGGCGACGGCGCTGTGCGCATGCTGGTGGCCGATGTCACCCACGCTGGGCATATGCGCGGCTATGCCCAGGTGGATGACGATAAGCTGCCAAAAGGCCCGGTCGCGGGGGCGGAGCGGGTTTCGGCCCTGTTGGGAAAAGGCTATCTGGCCTTCACCGTCGATCAGGGCGCGGATATGGACCGCTATCAAGGCATCGTCGAGCTACAGCCCGGCGGGCTGGACGAAAGCGTGCGCCATTATTTCCGCCAGTCGGAGCAGATCGATACCGGCCTGAAACTCGCCGCCCAACGCACGGCGCGCGGCTGGCGGGCGGGGGCTTTGTTGCTGCAACGGCTGCCGAAAGAGGGCGGTACCGATCTTGCCCGCACGCTGCTGGCCGACCCGGATTCAGAGGCCGCCGCCCAAGCCTCGGCGGACGAATGGGATCATCTGATGGCGCTGACCGGCACCGTGTCGGACATCGAACTCACCGATCCGCAGCTTGCGTCCGACGATCTCTTGTTCCGGTTGTTCCATGAGGAAGAGGGGGCGCGCCTCGGCGATCCCCATCGGCTTCAGGATAAATGTCGCTGCTCGCGGGGCCGGGTTGCCCGCGTGCTGCTGTCGCTGCCGGTTGAGGATCGCGAGCATTTGCGCGTCGATGGCGTTGTTTCCGCCACCTGCGAGTTCTGCTCCACCCGCTATCTGTTCGATGATGCCGCGCTTGAGCGGCTGCCGGAGATTGGGGAGGAGCCGTAA
- a CDS encoding NAD(P)H-dependent oxidoreductase, protein MAKILVLCGHPRAGSFSEALASAYAEAAKQAGHTVTEVALSTLPVGLEVPDYGDFKRQGTAPDWVLTLQAQIAACDHWVIVTPMWWGGVPAKLKALFDAVLLPGFAFRYRTDSPWWDRLLAGRSARVIVTADTPGFFFRWVYGKPLLRQLKGQILGFCGFAPVRFSYLAPLRSSTPDQRQAWLQTAAALGRAGA, encoded by the coding sequence ATGGCGAAAATTTTGGTCCTCTGTGGTCATCCCCGGGCGGGGAGTTTCAGCGAGGCGCTGGCCAGTGCCTATGCCGAGGCGGCAAAACAGGCGGGGCACACGGTGACGGAGGTCGCCCTTAGCACCCTGCCCGTAGGCCTAGAGGTGCCGGACTACGGGGATTTCAAGCGCCAGGGGACGGCGCCGGATTGGGTCTTGACCCTGCAAGCGCAGATCGCGGCCTGCGACCATTGGGTGATCGTCACGCCCATGTGGTGGGGCGGCGTTCCCGCTAAACTGAAAGCCTTATTCGATGCCGTGCTGCTGCCCGGCTTTGCCTTCCGTTACCGCACGGATAGCCCGTGGTGGGACAGGCTGCTGGCGGGCCGCTCGGCGCGGGTGATCGTCACCGCCGATACCCCCGGCTTCTTCTTTCGCTGGGTCTACGGTAAGCCGCTGCTGCGGCAACTGAAGGGCCAGATTCTGGGGTTCTGCGGCTTTGCCCCGGTCCGCTTCAGCTATCTCGCGCCGCTGCGCAGTTCAACGCCCGACCAGCGGCAGGCGTGGCTTCAGACGGCCGCCGCCCTGGGTCGCGCGGGGGCTTGA
- the argF gene encoding ornithine carbamoyltransferase gives MSVKHFLDLDGIPAAELRDILTDSARMKADLKAGKGTEPRLAGKTLAMLFEKASTRTRVSFEVAMKQLGGMTVVLRQEEMQLKRGETMADTAKVLSRYVDAIMIRTGPAQKLADLAKFGSVPVINGLTDTGHPCQVMADILTFEEHRGPITGKSVAWIGDANNVCISWVHAAAKFGFELRIAAPGALAPKPDLLDWAKQHGATVRVTTEPRAAVAGVDLVTTDTWVSMGQEVANRNYLLAPYSVDQALMACAKPEAVFLHCLPAHRGEEVTEEVIDGPQSLVWDEAENRLHVQKGILAWCLA, from the coding sequence ATGTCCGTGAAGCATTTTTTGGATCTCGATGGGATTCCCGCCGCCGAGCTGCGGGATATCCTGACCGATTCGGCCCGGATGAAGGCCGATTTGAAGGCGGGGAAGGGGACCGAACCGCGCTTGGCGGGCAAAACCCTGGCCATGCTGTTCGAAAAAGCCTCCACCCGCACGCGCGTATCGTTCGAAGTGGCAATGAAGCAGCTTGGCGGCATGACCGTCGTGCTGCGGCAGGAAGAAATGCAACTTAAGCGCGGCGAGACGATGGCCGATACGGCCAAAGTGCTATCGCGCTACGTCGATGCCATCATGATCCGTACCGGCCCGGCACAAAAGCTGGCCGATCTGGCCAAATTCGGTTCGGTTCCGGTGATCAACGGGCTGACCGATACGGGCCACCCCTGCCAAGTGATGGCGGATATTCTAACGTTCGAAGAACATCGCGGCCCAATCACCGGCAAATCGGTGGCCTGGATCGGCGATGCGAATAACGTCTGCATTTCCTGGGTCCATGCGGCGGCGAAATTCGGCTTCGAGCTGCGCATCGCCGCCCCCGGCGCCCTGGCGCCGAAACCGGACCTGCTGGACTGGGCCAAGCAACACGGCGCTACCGTGCGCGTCACCACCGAACCGCGCGCCGCCGTGGCCGGGGTTGACCTTGTGACGACCGACACCTGGGTCTCGATGGGCCAGGAGGTCGCCAACCGCAATTACCTACTGGCGCCTTATTCGGTCGATCAGGCACTGATGGCCTGCGCCAAGCCGGAGGCGGTCTTCCTGCACTGCCTGCCCGCCCATCGCGGCGAAGAGGTCACCGAAGAAGTGATCGACGGGCCGCAATCGCTGGTGTGGGACGAGGCGGAAAACCGCCTGCACGTCCAAAAAGGTATCCTCGCGTGGTGCCTCGCATGA
- a CDS encoding peroxiredoxin: MSVSVGDKIPLVTLKTMTAEGPKEISTAEIFAGKKVVLFGLPGAFTPTCSAKHLPGFIDKHDDLAAKGVDTIACISVNDAFVMGAWGKAQEAGDKVLLLADGNADFAKAMGLDADFTAYGMGIRSKRFALVAEDGVVKVLNVEAAGQFEVSSADYVLNQL; the protein is encoded by the coding sequence ATGAGCGTTTCTGTCGGCGATAAAATCCCCCTCGTCACCCTCAAGACCATGACGGCGGAAGGCCCGAAGGAAATCAGCACGGCGGAGATTTTCGCCGGTAAGAAGGTCGTGCTGTTCGGCCTGCCGGGCGCCTTCACCCCGACCTGCTCGGCCAAGCATCTGCCCGGTTTCATCGACAAGCACGATGATCTGGCCGCCAAGGGCGTCGATACCATCGCCTGTATTTCGGTCAATGATGCCTTCGTCATGGGGGCCTGGGGTAAGGCCCAGGAAGCGGGCGATAAGGTGCTGCTGCTGGCCGACGGCAATGCCGATTTTGCCAAGGCGATGGGCCTGGATGCCGATTTCACCGCCTATGGCATGGGCATCCGCAGCAAGCGCTTCGCCCTAGTGGCGGAAGACGGCGTTGTGAAGGTTCTCAACGTCGAAGCGGCGGGCCAGTTCGAGGTCTCCAGCGCCGATTACGTGCTGAACCAGCTCTAA